Proteins from a genomic interval of Oceanispirochaeta crateris:
- a CDS encoding GGDEF domain-containing protein, with protein MNYNIKQIFIIQVIIFVLSIILVAVGSITFFSVQQVESRVITDFHHDLEIATAQFNYKCSMSRENIHAISSRSMIRNELYKWHKMEITLDEVKEFSQSKYVDGASVYANLIYAYRKDLQDNIIAKYENEPIPKHIPEYDKFYFDEDGYYLILRSEILSNSELIGYDTAAFRIGNFTRGKSELFQTTRIQDFPERNDSIRNYSVTLPIGENGCYVYAKLNQQYLKSEIINRIISILIHSLLIILVVIVVSYLTILKLTYRLVQELTDSSLIDPLTNLANRKALWESTAETLSKSSRYRFTFALLYIDIDGFKPVNDTYGHATGDQILKMISLRLLDTVRTSDTVFRIGGDEFVVLISQIEKNSHACLIAEKIHKSLSDSYEIDALKIKIGASIGISISNPDKIETVDRLISMADSAMYEVKNSGKNNYKIYSE; from the coding sequence TTGAATTACAATATTAAACAAATATTTATTATACAAGTAATTATTTTCGTCCTCTCCATTATATTAGTCGCCGTAGGAAGCATTACGTTCTTTTCTGTTCAACAGGTAGAATCTAGGGTTATTACCGATTTTCATCACGACCTTGAGATAGCTACGGCACAATTCAACTACAAATGCAGCATGTCCCGGGAAAACATCCATGCCATTTCCAGCCGTTCCATGATCAGAAATGAACTTTACAAATGGCACAAAATGGAAATTACATTAGACGAGGTAAAAGAATTTTCCCAATCTAAATATGTAGATGGTGCCTCCGTATATGCAAATTTGATCTATGCCTATAGAAAAGATTTACAAGACAATATCATTGCCAAATATGAGAACGAACCGATCCCGAAACATATACCTGAATATGATAAATTTTATTTTGATGAAGACGGATACTATCTTATCCTTAGAAGTGAAATCCTTTCAAATTCGGAACTCATAGGATATGATACAGCAGCCTTTAGAATAGGAAATTTCACAAGAGGAAAATCAGAACTATTTCAAACGACAAGGATACAGGATTTTCCCGAACGAAACGATTCAATCAGAAACTATTCTGTGACTCTACCCATCGGAGAGAATGGATGCTATGTCTATGCGAAATTGAACCAGCAGTATTTAAAATCTGAAATTATCAATAGAATCATCAGCATCCTGATTCACTCTCTTTTAATTATCCTGGTTGTAATTGTTGTGTCATACCTGACTATTTTGAAACTGACCTACAGACTCGTCCAAGAACTTACAGACTCATCATTAATTGATCCACTAACAAACCTGGCAAATAGAAAAGCACTCTGGGAAAGTACGGCCGAGACTTTGAGTAAATCTTCACGATACAGATTTACCTTTGCACTCCTTTATATAGATATAGACGGCTTTAAACCCGTCAATGATACCTATGGACATGCAACAGGCGATCAAATACTCAAAATGATTAGTTTAAGATTACTGGATACGGTAAGAACATCAGATACTGTTTTCAGGATAGGCGGGGATGAATTCGTCGTACTCATATCGCAAATTGAGAAGAACAGCCACGCCTGTTTGATCGCAGAGAAGATCCATAAGTCTCTTTCAGACTCTTATGAAATTGATGCTTTAAAAATCAAAATTGGCGCGAGTATCGGCATTTCCATATCAAACCCGGATAAGATTGAAACTGTTGATAGATTGATATCTATGGCCGATTCTGCAATGTATGAAGTCAAAAACTCGGGGAAAAATAATTACAAGATTTATTCAGAATAG